One Flagellimonas sp. CMM7 genomic region harbors:
- a CDS encoding type II toxin-antitoxin system death-on-curing family toxin — translation MSFNYFNIEYAIKEHDFIINESGGKHGINNLGLLESVLEHIQNDLYYPEFETKLTHLVFSINKNHAFSDGNKRSSIALGSYFLEINGLGYCIDKFIIEMENISVHIADNRIDKDLLHEIVFSIITENEFNETLKLKIIDAISF, via the coding sequence ATGTCATTTAACTATTTTAATATTGAGTATGCCATTAAAGAACATGATTTTATAATCAATGAATCAGGAGGTAAACATGGCATTAATAATTTAGGCTTATTAGAAAGCGTGTTAGAACATATTCAGAATGATTTATACTACCCAGAATTTGAAACTAAGCTCACTCATCTGGTCTTTTCAATAAACAAGAATCATGCATTTAGCGATGGTAATAAAAGAAGTAGTATAGCACTTGGTTCATATTTTCTTGAAATAAATGGTTTGGGTTATTGTATTGACAAATTCATTATCGAAATGGAAAACATTTCGGTTCATATTGCTGATAATCGAATTGATAAGGATTTACTACATGAAATAGTATTCTCAATCATTACCGAAAATGAGTTTAATGAGACGCTCAAACTTAAAATAATCGACGCCATTTCATTCTAG
- a CDS encoding response regulator, which yields MQNAVSSEARLKKSVSLIVVSSLTAFILLSILILWLGQNEFTTFTWLGTGILVASILFTGIYAYWNIKKMLYAGKLLLQNDAKNKAILKNAADGIVTLSQDWTILSYNRTAESLFQYKFEELKGKKIDALLTHQSNVPYEGVEDIQLTNKNQKVTGRRKDGTLFPVHLSLTEVNINGTTILTGVFRDLTEEIQQQEVIEKRTQEIEKQNWIKTAVSQVYETTKGVQDIDALTTILSGVISKLLQASVGTFYLNQRLFVSESDELKLYGSYAFKNTTGLSNSFKFGEGLIGQCALEGEAIVIKDIPEDYLEINSSAGKTIPKEITIIPIKHNKQIIGVMEFGTTTSFNSAQQEFVKEICSSIGIIIKGVIERAKTEELSIEINNQISAINRSNAAIEFDLDGNILTANTLFLDLMGYNLDEIKGKHHKIFVGTAYAKSNEYKEFWKELKQGEFKQGEFERIGKDNKIVWIQGSYNPILNMEGQPYKVLKVAVDITKQKAQQLKTEELSIEVNNQISAINRSNAAIEFDLEGNVLSANELFLDLMGYTIDEIKGKHHQIFVGKAYSKSKEYQEFWKELKVGAFKQGEFERRTKDRKPVWIQGLYNPLLDAEGQPYKFLKIAVDITEQKKIQFEVQKQKEILEAQEEELRVSNEELTKQANQLQASEEELRQQQEELEKANVLLEEKAQQLEEQNIYTVEKNAALEQAQAALVIKSEELEKSGRYKSEFLANMSHELRTPLNSVIILSKLLQSNKTSNLTEKQIEFAQIINKSGEDLLSLINEVLDLAKVESGKIELEIESHDVRTYAEDSKKTFIAIAQDKGVDFVLNIDKSLPETFTTDKQRLNQVIKNLLSNAFKFTDQEGTVILEFKNSKTLPKFTSPSLLKCEHVLQIAVTDTGIGIAKEKLGSVFEAFVQEDGTTQRKYGGTGLGLSISKELVRLLGGEIFVESEVGKGSTFTLFLPFNSLEAVQGTIMKNAEEEPKTSIQESKNGLIEDDVAGPNETNGKERVLSKKLEAVIADDRDQLQQGDKTLLVVEDDLQFAKVLLDQARENGFKVLVTDQGDKALQHVEEYSPNAIILDMQLPIMDGWTVLKKLKASEEHAHIPVHVISGIDKTKLGLELGAVEYLVKPIALDKLEQTFSNISKTIAGTDVKKVLIIEDDESNNKALQEMIKSKQLDAVAAKNAKDARKLFKNEHPDLVVLDLGLPDIDGIELLDEFKLQKKEVPVIVFTGRELTKKELKQIERHKDTSVVLKTTKSYDRLSEETELFMNMLNSTQTDYPVLPPKEFNSEDIIKGKRILVVDDDMRNIYALETVLEEEQVEVTIATNGVEAVDEIKSGEFDAVLMDIMMPVMDGYEATKRIREMGHKQLPIIALTAKAMKGDREKCLEAGVSDYMSKPLDVEKLLSLLRVWLYK from the coding sequence ATGCAAAATGCAGTTTCTTCAGAAGCAAGACTCAAGAAGTCCGTAAGTTTGATAGTAGTTTCATCCTTAACGGCTTTCATACTTCTATCCATTTTAATCCTTTGGTTGGGTCAAAATGAGTTTACCACATTCACTTGGCTAGGAACAGGTATTCTCGTAGCTTCTATCCTATTCACTGGAATATATGCATATTGGAATATTAAAAAAATGCTTTACGCTGGTAAACTTCTCTTGCAGAATGATGCCAAAAACAAAGCAATCCTTAAAAATGCAGCTGACGGTATTGTAACCTTAAGCCAAGATTGGACAATCTTATCCTATAATAGGACCGCTGAAAGTTTGTTTCAATATAAGTTCGAAGAACTAAAAGGTAAAAAAATTGATGCATTATTGACCCATCAATCCAATGTACCTTACGAAGGGGTTGAAGATATTCAACTCACCAATAAGAATCAAAAAGTTACGGGCCGAAGAAAAGACGGAACGCTATTTCCCGTCCATTTATCATTAACTGAGGTCAATATAAATGGCACTACAATCCTGACAGGGGTATTCCGTGACCTTACAGAAGAAATTCAACAACAGGAAGTAATTGAGAAAAGAACTCAGGAAATAGAAAAACAGAACTGGATAAAAACAGCTGTTTCCCAAGTTTATGAAACTACCAAAGGAGTACAAGATATTGATGCCCTTACCACCATATTAAGTGGGGTCATTAGTAAACTGTTACAAGCATCAGTAGGCACTTTTTATTTGAACCAGCGTTTGTTTGTTTCAGAATCTGACGAATTAAAGCTGTATGGAAGCTATGCATTCAAAAACACCACAGGGCTGTCCAATAGTTTCAAGTTTGGTGAAGGATTAATTGGCCAATGCGCATTGGAAGGAGAAGCTATTGTTATAAAAGATATACCTGAAGATTATCTTGAAATAAACTCAAGTGCAGGAAAAACAATACCAAAGGAAATCACCATAATTCCAATTAAACATAACAAGCAAATCATTGGGGTGATGGAGTTTGGAACTACTACCAGCTTTAATAGCGCACAACAAGAGTTTGTTAAAGAGATATGCTCTTCAATTGGGATTATTATCAAAGGAGTGATTGAACGAGCCAAAACGGAAGAACTTTCCATAGAAATCAATAACCAGATATCAGCTATCAACCGCTCCAATGCCGCAATCGAGTTTGACCTTGATGGAAACATCCTTACGGCAAACACCCTTTTCCTAGACTTGATGGGTTACAACTTGGATGAAATAAAGGGAAAGCATCACAAAATATTTGTGGGAACTGCATATGCTAAATCAAATGAGTACAAAGAGTTCTGGAAAGAACTAAAACAGGGAGAATTTAAACAAGGAGAGTTTGAACGGATAGGGAAAGACAACAAGATTGTATGGATTCAGGGATCATATAATCCAATACTTAATATGGAAGGGCAACCCTATAAAGTTCTTAAAGTTGCCGTAGATATAACAAAACAGAAAGCACAACAGTTAAAGACCGAAGAACTCTCTATTGAAGTTAACAATCAAATTTCAGCCATTAACCGTTCCAATGCTGCAATAGAGTTTGACCTTGAAGGAAATGTGCTTTCTGCCAATGAGCTCTTCTTAGATCTGATGGGCTACACAATAGATGAGATAAAGGGCAAACATCATCAAATATTTGTGGGAAAGGCTTATTCCAAATCAAAAGAGTATCAAGAGTTCTGGAAGGAACTCAAGGTAGGTGCATTTAAACAAGGGGAGTTTGAGCGGAGAACAAAAGACAGAAAACCCGTTTGGATACAGGGTTTATATAATCCCTTATTAGATGCTGAAGGTCAACCCTATAAATTTCTTAAAATAGCAGTGGACATTACTGAGCAAAAGAAAATTCAGTTTGAAGTACAAAAACAGAAAGAAATTTTAGAAGCGCAGGAAGAGGAATTAAGGGTTTCCAATGAAGAATTGACCAAACAGGCCAATCAGTTGCAAGCTTCGGAAGAAGAATTGAGGCAACAGCAGGAAGAGCTGGAAAAAGCAAATGTGCTCTTGGAAGAGAAAGCCCAACAGCTTGAAGAACAAAATATATACACGGTGGAAAAAAATGCCGCACTGGAACAAGCCCAGGCCGCATTGGTCATCAAATCGGAAGAACTTGAAAAAAGTGGCAGGTACAAGTCAGAGTTTTTGGCCAATATGTCCCATGAACTTAGAACACCGCTCAATAGTGTCATCATCCTTTCAAAATTACTTCAGAGCAACAAAACAAGTAATCTGACTGAAAAACAGATTGAATTTGCCCAGATTATCAACAAATCTGGAGAGGACCTTCTTAGTTTAATCAACGAGGTACTGGATTTAGCCAAGGTGGAATCTGGTAAGATTGAATTGGAAATTGAATCTCATGATGTACGTACTTATGCTGAGGATAGTAAAAAAACCTTTATCGCCATAGCACAGGACAAAGGGGTGGATTTTGTCTTAAATATTGACAAATCCCTTCCAGAAACCTTTACAACGGATAAACAACGATTAAATCAGGTTATAAAAAATCTACTCAGTAACGCCTTTAAGTTTACCGATCAGGAAGGCACTGTTATCTTGGAATTCAAAAACAGCAAAACACTACCAAAATTTACTAGTCCATCACTTTTAAAATGTGAACATGTGCTTCAAATTGCAGTAACCGATACCGGCATCGGTATAGCCAAGGAAAAGCTTGGATCCGTATTTGAAGCTTTTGTACAAGAAGATGGCACTACACAAAGAAAATATGGAGGAACCGGTCTTGGTCTAAGTATTTCCAAAGAGCTGGTAAGGCTACTTGGTGGAGAAATTTTTGTAGAAAGTGAAGTTGGAAAAGGCTCTACTTTCACCTTATTCCTGCCTTTTAACAGCTTAGAAGCTGTACAGGGAACAATTATGAAAAATGCTGAAGAAGAGCCCAAAACATCAATACAAGAATCAAAAAATGGACTTATAGAAGATGATGTAGCAGGGCCCAACGAAACAAATGGGAAGGAAAGAGTTTTGAGCAAGAAACTTGAGGCTGTTATTGCAGATGACCGTGATCAGCTGCAGCAGGGTGACAAGACTCTCTTGGTGGTTGAGGACGACCTTCAGTTTGCAAAGGTTCTTCTAGACCAAGCCAGGGAAAATGGTTTTAAAGTACTAGTTACTGATCAAGGAGATAAAGCTTTACAGCATGTAGAGGAATACAGTCCCAATGCCATTATATTGGATATGCAACTACCTATAATGGATGGTTGGACCGTACTTAAAAAATTAAAAGCAAGTGAAGAGCATGCCCACATTCCCGTACATGTTATATCTGGAATAGACAAAACCAAGCTAGGCTTGGAACTAGGGGCAGTTGAATATCTGGTAAAACCTATTGCCTTGGACAAACTGGAACAAACCTTTTCCAATATTTCAAAAACCATTGCTGGTACAGATGTAAAAAAAGTACTGATTATTGAGGATGATGAGTCCAATAACAAAGCATTACAGGAAATGATAAAAAGCAAGCAATTGGACGCCGTGGCCGCAAAAAATGCGAAGGATGCCCGTAAGCTATTTAAAAATGAGCATCCCGATCTTGTAGTCTTGGATTTAGGCCTACCCGATATAGATGGCATTGAACTATTGGATGAGTTTAAATTACAGAAAAAAGAAGTTCCTGTAATTGTATTTACGGGTAGAGAGCTTACCAAAAAAGAGTTGAAGCAGATAGAACGTCACAAGGATACTTCAGTAGTGTTAAAGACCACAAAATCTTATGATCGCTTGTCTGAAGAGACGGAACTCTTCATGAACATGCTCAACTCCACACAAACAGATTATCCCGTTTTACCTCCCAAGGAATTCAATTCTGAAGACATTATCAAAGGAAAACGAATACTTGTTGTGGACGATGATATGAGAAACATCTACGCGCTCGAAACCGTATTGGAAGAAGAACAGGTAGAAGTAACCATAGCTACCAATGGAGTTGAGGCTGTGGATGAGATAAAAAGCGGTGAATTTGATGCCGTACTTATGGACATTATGATGCCCGTAATGGATGGGTATGAAGCCACTAAAAGGATAAGGGAAATGGGACACAAACAACTTCCTATAATTGCATTGACTGCAAAAGCCATGAAAGGAGATCGTGAAAAATGCCTGGAAGCTGGAGTAAGCGACTATATGTCCAAACCCTTGGATGTTGAAAAACTATTGTCCCTATTAAGAGTTTGGCTATATAAGTAA
- the mbpA gene encoding mobilization protein MbpA — protein MKRDYIKFRCSIYEKKVLRKRAQRAGISLSEYCRSSALDNNIIERLTSEQLAHYAMLVKYKNNFTRIGNMFKKRNSKLAEEVLQLAEEIRKHLYNFKK, from the coding sequence ATGAAAAGGGACTATATCAAGTTCAGATGCAGTATTTATGAAAAGAAGGTGCTGAGGAAAAGAGCTCAAAGGGCGGGGATTTCTCTATCTGAGTACTGCCGTAGTTCCGCCTTGGACAACAATATCATAGAACGTTTGACATCGGAGCAATTGGCACATTATGCCATGTTGGTGAAATATAAGAACAACTTTACAAGAATTGGCAATATGTTTAAAAAACGCAATTCCAAACTAGCAGAGGAAGTGCTTCAGCTGGCTGAAGAAATTAGAAAACACCTCTACAATTTCAAAAAATGA
- a CDS encoding DUF6730 family protein has product MNKMDEIMELLTEEIEGFNRSIKKLEKLSRKWDDLRIKADSSHIEDYIKDFLQQQKIGIDTYKEGAKETSRIIKSATLIPRWLITLCCVATCIIMFTFGYFGYHFIRFEENKQEAFRQGRVEAISELGGYFDDHPIIYRDFQRWSKKKDSPSNQE; this is encoded by the coding sequence ATGAATAAGATGGATGAAATCATGGAACTACTGACAGAGGAAATCGAAGGGTTCAACCGTTCGATAAAAAAACTGGAAAAACTTTCTCGGAAATGGGACGACCTAAGAATAAAGGCCGATTCCTCTCATATAGAAGACTATATTAAGGATTTCTTGCAACAACAAAAAATAGGTATAGATACCTATAAAGAGGGAGCTAAAGAAACAAGCCGAATAATCAAATCAGCTACTTTAATCCCAAGATGGCTTATAACCCTATGTTGTGTAGCAACTTGTATTATAATGTTCACCTTTGGCTATTTCGGGTATCATTTTATAAGATTCGAGGAAAATAAACAAGAAGCTTTTAGGCAGGGAAGGGTAGAGGCCATTTCCGAACTAGGAGGTTATTTTGATGACCATCCTATTATTTATAGGGATTTCCAAAGGTGGTCTAAAAAGAAAGATTCCCCTTCAAATCAAGAGTAG
- a CDS encoding relaxase/mobilization nuclease domain-containing protein, which translates to MIGKGKSISHTKASIGYGLNQEKNAEIVHSQHLAGETPKDIADEFKIIQQQNIRCRNNTLSFVLSPTIKDGKNLSQRKLKEVTKRFVKQMDLKNNQAIAFVHRDKLHIHIHLYVNRIGFDGKAYNDSFIGKRSQLTAQEVAKEIGLTTVKEVQQGKLNEIKQIRNEIKRIHEKVMKENSPTDFDCYMKYMKKEKVKLIPHINKSNKLQGFRFEYKGHSLKGSEVHRSISMKNLTAELSKNNEKGILINGSNAVQLVGKTVELTANIAKHLSKTIIKKTIKKGLETGIGI; encoded by the coding sequence ATGATAGGCAAAGGTAAATCCATATCACATACTAAAGCATCGATTGGTTATGGATTGAACCAAGAGAAGAATGCCGAAATTGTCCATAGCCAACATTTAGCAGGGGAAACACCAAAAGACATTGCTGATGAGTTCAAAATCATACAGCAGCAAAACATAAGATGCAGGAATAATACCCTCAGCTTTGTATTAAGTCCCACGATTAAAGATGGTAAAAATCTAAGTCAACGGAAACTAAAGGAAGTCACCAAAAGGTTTGTCAAACAAATGGACTTGAAGAACAATCAGGCCATTGCTTTTGTACATCGAGACAAACTTCATATCCACATTCATTTGTATGTCAACAGAATCGGTTTTGATGGAAAAGCATACAACGACAGCTTTATTGGAAAACGCAGTCAACTTACTGCTCAGGAAGTCGCCAAAGAAATTGGGTTGACGACCGTAAAAGAGGTGCAACAGGGAAAGCTGAATGAAATAAAGCAAATAAGAAACGAAATAAAACGAATCCACGAAAAGGTAATGAAAGAGAACAGCCCGACGGATTTTGATTGTTATATGAAATACATGAAGAAGGAAAAAGTAAAACTGATTCCTCATATCAATAAATCGAACAAGTTACAAGGTTTTCGATTTGAGTACAAAGGCCATAGTCTAAAAGGCAGTGAGGTTCACCGTTCAATTTCGATGAAGAACTTGACAGCAGAATTATCCAAGAACAATGAAAAGGGTATTCTTATTAATGGTTCAAATGCCGTCCAGCTAGTGGGCAAGACCGTGGAGTTGACTGCCAACATTGCCAAACACCTTTCTAAGACGATAATAAAGAAAACGATTAAAAAAGGTTTGGAAACAGGTATTGGAATATAA
- a CDS encoding DNA adenine methylase — translation MAQKYYSPLRYPGGKGKLLGFAKDLINSNELNGGSYSEPYAGGASIAIGLLIEDYVSEININDIDYGIYSFWNSILEDTDDFLRKLWSTKVSIEEWRKQVNIKQNQADYSQLDIGFSTFFLNRTNRSGMINAGVIGGINQNGNYKIDARFNKDELARRIKRIACHKEYINVYNQDAVEFITSTIRKNKTQGLIFLDPPYYNKGKKLYTNFYEHDDHLKIAETIVNSEHKHWIVTYDNTSEIEEMYTEVKKIAYSLKYSLNHQSKNGTELLFHSNDIVLPYHPNNTIKGYNQNAAS, via the coding sequence ATGGCTCAAAAGTATTATTCCCCATTACGCTATCCCGGAGGCAAAGGAAAACTTCTAGGATTTGCTAAAGATTTAATAAATAGTAACGAATTAAATGGAGGCTCATATTCGGAGCCCTATGCTGGCGGTGCAAGTATAGCTATAGGCTTGCTAATTGAGGATTATGTCTCTGAAATAAACATAAATGATATTGATTACGGTATTTATTCATTTTGGAATTCAATATTGGAAGACACAGATGACTTTTTAAGAAAGTTATGGAGTACTAAGGTGAGTATCGAAGAATGGAGGAAACAAGTCAATATAAAACAAAATCAAGCAGACTATAGTCAGTTAGATATTGGTTTCTCAACTTTTTTCCTTAATAGGACTAACAGGTCTGGAATGATAAATGCGGGTGTTATTGGCGGAATAAATCAAAATGGAAATTACAAAATTGATGCAAGATTCAATAAAGATGAATTAGCTAGAAGGATAAAAAGAATTGCCTGCCACAAAGAATATATAAATGTTTACAATCAGGATGCCGTAGAGTTTATTACATCAACGATAAGAAAAAACAAAACCCAAGGATTAATTTTTCTGGATCCGCCATATTATAATAAAGGAAAAAAGCTATATACCAATTTCTACGAACACGATGATCATCTTAAGATTGCAGAAACAATAGTTAATTCTGAGCATAAACATTGGATAGTCACTTATGATAACACCAGTGAAATTGAGGAAATGTATACAGAAGTTAAGAAGATAGCCTATAGTTTAAAATACAGTTTGAATCATCAAAGTAAGAATGGAACAGAATTGCTATTTCACAGTAATGATATTGTCCTTCCTTATCACCCCAATAATACGATTAAAGGTTATAATCAAAATGCTGCTAGTTAA